From the genome of Microbulbifer pacificus:
GTTTATACAATGACTTAAATTCTTTAATTAATACCAAGTTAGATTATTTAAGCCAAGAACAACAACAGTTAATCACTAATCATGCTAAGACTTCTGATATAAAAGTTGAAGAAGGGAATATTCTTGATCAACTCAAAAAGAAAAATGAAAAACGTCTCGAAGAACGCGAACAACTGATGGAGAACTGGAAACAAGAAGGCGCGAATAAGCAAGAAATAATGGAACAAGTACGAGAGTTAGATCAAAAAATCATTAATAATGATAACGTCATTGAACAAACATTAAGAGAGGCTGGTCTTTGGGATGATGTAAAAGATCAAATTAATTTTGGTCGAGATGCCCTAGAAAAGCAAGGAGCGCAAATTGATAATAATAATACTAAAACATCAATTGGTATAGGTAAAGAGAAAGAACGAACCAAAGAAGCAGGAAAAGATGTAGATAAAAATATCAATGCAAAAGATAATGGAACAATTAGTGCAATAGATGTTGCTGCTAGACTTGGAGTTTTTAAACCTGTTCGAGCGAAAGACAATGGAACTATAGATGATCTAAATAAAAAAGCAAGTTCTCCAGTAGATAAAGTTGTCAATTTCATTAGTAAGTTTACCCCATGGGCAACCGGAACGCCTGCATCTGGACATCCAGGAGGGAATGCTTTATTAGGTGATGGTGTTGGATTTAACGCTGGGAGTGAGTTAGTAACATTGCCTAACGGTAAGATGTTTTTAAGTGCTGACAAGCCTACCATTTATCCGGATTTACCTAAAGGCACGCAAGTATTACCAGCCTTTAAAACAAAAAGCTTGATGAAATCAATGCCTAAATATGCTAATGGTACCGATGGATGGGAACAAATGCTTGAACCGGTCAATGTTCGTACTGATTTTACTAAGTTACTAGCTTTATTAGGAAAAAAAGATCAAAGCAATACTTTTGGTGGCGATTCAAGATTGGAACAAAAGATTGATAAACTTATGCAAAATATGAATGGAGCAAAGCCTATAGAGGTTAATCAAGAGTTGCATTTCCATTCAACGGAATCTAGTCCAGCTGAGATTGCAAGAAAACAGAAACAAGCTAGTCGTGAGTTAGCAATGGAATGGAGGGGATAGATATTGAGACGATTAACGTATGAGAATGCTAGAGGAGAAAGAATTGTTTTTTATCTATCTCCTATACTCATTGAATCATTAACGGGGATTGGTGAAGTTGATGCAGATTTACAAGGACAAAAGTCACCATATCAAGACGGGGAAACACACCTCGATGTAATTCTACAACCGAGGTTTATAGATTTAGAAGGATCCATTTTAAAAACAGATTTAAGAGAAATGAAGGCTTATAGAAAATACATTTTAAGAGTGTGTAATCCTAAGTTAGGATTAGGAAAAATAACGTTAGAACTTGACGGAGATACAAAAGAAATATTTGGTGTGTTAGATGGTTCACCTTCTTTTCCGGAAAGAGGTCGTGACGTATGGCAGAAGTTTCTTATTACCTGGAAATGCCCAGACCCATATTGGAGAGATCCACAGGAAGTATCCAGGGCATTACGAGCCTATGAAGGTAAATTTACTTTCCCTTTTACATTCCCTGTTCAATTTGGGATAGAAGGAGATGTTACCACCTTGCATAATGATGGGGATACAAGTACTCCAGTTACTATAAGTATTCAAGGTCCAATAAGTAAACCAATGATAGAAAACCGTACGACAGGTAAGCATATAACAGTTAATACTACATTATCACCGGAAGAGATACTTTATATTGACACTTCAAGGCAACATAAACGTGTTGAAATATATAAAGGTAATCAAATTATTAGAGCGATGGGGTATCTCGATCATAATAGTGACTTTTGGGAGTTAGAAGTTGGTAAGAATGAAATACGATACCGAGCTGATGAAGGATTAGCGGAAGCAATTGCTGCTATTAGTTGGCATAACCAATATGTAGGGATGTAAACATTCAAGTTATTGAATGCTTTTTTATTTGGAAAGGAGTGATTTTATGGCTGAATTATCACGTTTTTTTAATAGCGTGACCGGAGATGAAAGAACCTATCAAGCAGAAGATTTTGCACAGTTTTTTCAAAATGTATTAGGGAATGGTTTCTTCGAAGGGTTAGAAGTATCTGCTGAAAATACTACGAATATTATTGTTGCTCCAGGAGCGGGGTTTATAGAAGGTCATGAGTATACAAATACAACAAGCCTAACCTTAGTACATGATCCGGCAGATGCAACAAATGATCGTATTGACCGAATAGTATTGAGGTTGAATAGGGATATAGAAGAAAGAAATATAAAAGCTTTTGTTAAAAAAGGAGAAACATCGAGTAATCCAACTCCGCCAGCATTGACCAGAAATAATTATGTTTATGAAATATCATTAGCCCAAGTACGAATTACTGCTGGTAAATCCTATATTGATAGTTCACAAATAACGGATGAACGAGGGGATAACAGAGTTTGTGGTCGTGTTCAAGTAGCAAGAAGAGTAGGAGACCAGATAAATACGGTTGATATAAAGCCTGTAACTGCTAGACCAGAAGATTATTCGGAAGGTATTTCTCAATTTTATATGAGTGGACGAGATCAAGCGGATATATTTCAAGGATGGTTAGATTCAATTGGTATAAACCCTGGAAAGTACGGAAGAAGTTTAGAGTCATTACGTGCTTATGTTCACACTATAGGAAATCGTACAAATACAGGTGTCCAGACTGTAACTCTTTTCGCTTGGGATTGGAACAATAATTATGAAATATATGGTGAGTTTAAAAGAGCGAATAATGCTGTTTCTTCTAATATTGAGTGGGGGCAATGGCAAGAGAACC
Proteins encoded in this window:
- a CDS encoding phage distal tail protein: MRRLTYENARGERIVFYLSPILIESLTGIGEVDADLQGQKSPYQDGETHLDVILQPRFIDLEGSILKTDLREMKAYRKYILRVCNPKLGLGKITLELDGDTKEIFGVLDGSPSFPERGRDVWQKFLITWKCPDPYWRDPQEVSRALRAYEGKFTFPFTFPVQFGIEGDVTTLHNDGDTSTPVTISIQGPISKPMIENRTTGKHITVNTTLSPEEILYIDTSRQHKRVEIYKGNQIIRAMGYLDHNSDFWELEVGKNEIRYRADEGLAEAIAAISWHNQYVGM